The Gossypium arboreum isolate Shixiya-1 chromosome 6, ASM2569848v2, whole genome shotgun sequence DNA window AAAAACTCCGAAAAAAACCATTATGAAAGAAAAactcatattattaaattaaaattaaattaacaataaaacataaaaaactaatattattaaattaaaataaaattaataataaaacataaattactcAGACTCAGTGTGTAAATGTAAAACACGTTTCTACGTATTCAGAAGGTAGTCTAAAATGAGAGTAAGGGTGAGGAACTACTTATGTGCAAGTACCCATCAAACATATCTAACTACGTAAATGTGTTGACGTCTGTTTTTTGCGGCTCTGATACCTTAGAAATGGATCTACCCAGTTCTTGTCTTCTTCCACGGCTCGATTCCATCGCTCTTTAAAGACTTCAAGTTCCCATGTTGATTGCCTCCGAATCTGTGCGGTAGTTAGAAGTGTAAATGAGACATTAATGCTCTCAAACTACTTGAGTTCGTCAAGCTTAGAACAGATGTCGTACTCGAGCTTAGTAGTATTTTGGACTCGGCTCGGCTCGAATATAACAAATCATTGTAAATTCGAGGGTTGCTTGGGTGACAAAGAAGCCCATAACAAGAAAAGTCTGGTATTGAGGCAATTACTATTGAGTGCCAACGATCTTTCTTTTATCTAATGGATACAATATGCATTATACTACTTGATATGGTTATCAAGGAGTTATTGTCTAAAGCCAGGCGGCAATATCGTGCCATATAGATCGGACTTTCTTATAGCATAAGGGTCCAATCTACAATGTTCAACGCCATTTCTTTTGTTCGTATAAGGGAGTAGATTGAAGAAATATAATCTCACCTGGGTTCGTAGATCAAAACCCGAAGCCCCATTTCTCTGCACATTGGAAGGAAAATCAATTAAGGAAGCAAGTGAAATATGTAATCTAGATCAGCATGACTCCCCGGATGAGCCGGTATTTGTATTTAACCTTGATGATATGACAAGAAAAAACTCAGTGCAGAACAAGTGAGATGGAAGAATTAAAGGCTTCCAATTATTCAAAGAAACAAATAAGGATGAACCGAAAAACCAATGATATGGTTACTTTGCCAAATGTTGGCAGCTAACAATGAAAGGAATTTCGGGTTTAGGCACTCGGTGTTTAGCATCGTTGACAAAGACTCCTTGAAGCAAATACCTATTCTCTATGCTGCTTATGAGCAAATTACATCGAGGACCGCAATAAATAAACTTGTAGAAACATGTTACCAAAGAGTTCAGAAAAATATGAATGAAGGTGGCGAAGTAGAACCTTTACGGTTGTCCTTGTTGCGGGATACCCGCTCCCACCCAAACTTTGTATGCCCTTATGTACAATGTACTCACTATCGATCACACCTACCTTCTTCGAACGAACACCCTGAATATTATAGCATGCGTAAATAATCTTTTATATTTCCCAACTGTCTGCAGAAATATATGTTTTACAAGAACGAAACGTGGAAATGAACAAAAAGAACGAGTAGTTGGAAAATGGAAAGTAGTACTAAAATAGCTTAAAGCGAATCTTACCTGTGCACAATACCCTAGTTTCATATCCATTCCCCATCCATGAACAAGATCATTCTGAATGGGCAAAAGAAAAAAGGACACAAAGAAAGGCTTAGTTAGAAAACAATGCATGCATTGATAAAGATTGAAAATTCGAGGCAGAAAACAAAGCAAAGAATCAACAGTGACATCGTTATAGTTCCATACAGACATGGACAACATAAAAAATTACCTGTATAAGATGCCATGCACAATACCAAGCAGATCTCGTGAAAACCGGAGCCATTCCCTCCACAAATCTACAAAGGTGACATGAATGATAAATATTAGTACTCAGTGACCGGAAAATGACCGATGGCTTTACTGGCTCATAGCAGAGGAACTCAGATATAGTTCAGAAAACGAAAACGGAAGCATATCCCTTTTTTTCAATTAATTTGACAAATTGTCGTAAAATTGCTAAAAGAACATTCGATCATGCTACCTAGAAATCCGATGATATCATAACTCACCCAGAGCATGGTGGCCCCTCACTTGCTTTTGAACACTTCGTTTTACCTCTGAGCTCGTAGACTCTCCTGTGCTAGCCAAAACTTCTCGTTTAAGTATAGAATAATAATATGTAAGTTTTTTATGAATTGTCGTAGACCATGCCGTTCACCTATGTAACTCCTTTGTTCTTGAACGTATAGTGATTTTATGGTGTATTTCTGTTGAATCCGGGTCTAAAGCCGGCTGAGAAATCTCTAAGCCTGCTGTCTTTACAATTTGTAGGTACCTGGAGAAGAAAGAATTGCTGATTATTCAAACTATTCGGATTATCCTCAAAGGAAATTATTTTCTTGTCATTATGAAACAAACAAATTACCTTTTCGGATCGAAATGGTCCACCCCCAAATCTTCATCCCAGAGAAATATGTAGTCATAAATTGACACGACATTGGGATGTAGAAAGCGCTTTGCAAACCACCTAAAATAGCAACAACGATAACTGGTTTTGGCAATTCAATCGAGTAACTACAATAGAAAGAATATGGATACAATAAAGCCATAGATAACCCAAGACAGAAGAATCCGATATAAAACTGTATTTCCCCGACTATCCTATTGCTTGAACTACGAAAAGGGGTTATATTTTGAATCGAGGAGATCACACAAGTTCAAGCAACATCGAGTTTTACCACTTTGTTTGGTTATGAGCTACTACATGAATGGCTTTGTCACCCCAATCAAGATCCCACCATCCATCCACATTGCCATCATAATGGAATAAAATAATCGTAAAATTCGCTGCAAGAAACTGAATTCAACAAAATTAGGCAAAAAGAATGTGTAGTTCATCGAATCTGAAAGTTAAGAAGGACAGTAAGCAATACCTTTTCCACAACATCGTCAACGTTTTCTTTTTGCATGATACCAACTGGCATTGCCAGCAAGTTCTTATTCGTGTTAACACTAGCCTGTAATAAGAAAACAACTAATTCAACAACATGAACAAATGTAAAACAATATGACCCTTTCACATCAATaacgaaaagaaaaaaaaaaccaacagaTAATAATAGTGTCATTAAACCTGTCGCGAACTACTACTCATCCAAAGTGGCCTTATTTCCAAATCTGAACGCACTTGCATGATACCACGAGGCAAACTTCTCAATTTCCCTGAAGGCTGCTGATAATCCTAGCCATGAACATAATAAATAAACTAAGATAACAATGATAACAAGGAAAACACAACAAAATTTAGTACCCATTCAAGCACTTAATCAATTAAGGATTACCATGAAGGCCCCTGTATTGCATCTCTActaaaaaaatgagcaaattaattcctgtacattagatcaaagagtaaactgGTCATTcagttaaaaatttcatcaatttctactattaaaaactggTCCCTGTACACATATCATTGTCTAGTTATTCCGTCAGTCGCGCCAATTTTTAACAGTACAAATAGATGAAAAgaaccaatttgctctttgaacTAAcgtacagggactaatttgctcattttttgagTAAAAGGAGCAAAATATAATCTGACTTCTAGAACATAGGCCTCCAAGGTACTTTTACCGGATTACACATTCAGTTTTCAAGTTCTATGAGCTCACATACATGGAGTATACTAGTATTAACAAGCTTATATTTACCATTTTGAAACGATACAATTTCGTTTCCATCGAGAAAACAATGACAAGGAGGTTATTGCAACCAAATTTAGTACTGATTCGAGCACTTAATGAATTAAGGATTACACATCAAGTTTTCATGTTCTATGAGCTCATAGACATGGAGTATACTGGTATCAACAAGCTTACCTTCACCATTTCGAAACAAAACAATTTCATTTCCATCAAGAAAACAATGACAACGAGGTAATTGCAACCAAATTTAGTACTGATTAGAGCACTTAATGAATTAAGGATCACGCATTAAGTTTTCAAGTTCCATGAGCTCCTAGACATGGAATATACTAGTATTAACAAGCTTACCTTCACCATTTCGAATCGATACAATTTCATTTCCATCtgaaaataacaaaatatcaAATTACAAGAGATCAAAATATAGCCTCACAAAGTGaatccatttttttttttctgaataaTCAAAATCCTAACATGAAAGTAAATGAACTAAAAACTAAATCAAAACCAGTGAAATTGATTTACCTCAGTCTTATGATATTGATAAACTGTGGTTCTATACACAATGAACAACATAACTATACATATAACTCCCATAAATGGAAGCTGCTTCATTTTAAATCCAATTTTTCCCTGCAAACAACATCATAAATATTAGAAAGCTTTGAAACTTTTCAAAAtctgaaataaaatgaaaaaaaaaagtactgAAAATTACCAATTCATATAAAGCATTTCTTTTGTTGATAAGTGCATGCCATGATTTAAATGTCTTCATAGACAATCAAAGCTTTTTATATTACCTTCCAAAACAAGCtgtatgtaaaataaataaataagctcCTAACTTAATTTTCTAATGAAAGGctataaatcataataatatcaaaaaagacCCAGATTTTCTATTTGGATAATAAGAAAATATAGAATATCTTcccaaaaaagggaaaaaaagagttttttttttttttaaagtatttgAGATCTAAatacaaaatgaaagaaaaattaaagaaCCAAGTTGAAAGTTTGAGATAGAAAAAATTAGAGACAAAAAAAGAGTATTGAACTAAAAAGAGCAAGCTTAAACTCCCTCAAATTTCTTCAATTCCAAGAAGAAAACAAATTAAAAGTTGAAAAAAATTGGACTTAAACAAAGAGACGATCCATTACTATTATCATTAAAATCAAGAATAAAAATCAGGAGAAGCagcataaagaaaaaaaaaaaaactaccacCCACCATTGTTGAGATTACATAAGCTGAGAAGAGATGATAGAAACTTAAATAATAAAAGGAATAATAAAAGGATACGATTTGACTGATCAAAGCTGAAGCTATAGAAAATTAAACCTTTGCATAAATATGGCTTGTCTTCAATGAATCGGCAAAAACAGAGAAAAATTACAGATAAATCCCAAAGAAGATAAAGCCACAgaaattcaaaaaatttcaaaGCTTTATGCCATAAGAACAAAATATAAGGAAACAAACGTTAGTGAAAAAATAAAAACCTTTTGTTTTTATTGCATTTGCTTGCATGGGGAaatggagtttttttttttgtaaagtacTGGGTTTATATGAGGTGTCGAGCAACGGGTCGCCGACGATTCCCACAATGACAGCACACCATTTCTTCTCCTCCAATTACACTTAATCTTCGTCTTCGATTTTAACAACAGTTTATTGAAACTGACGATTTTTGTAACTTCATTTTCACTATCTCGCAGCCTCTCACATGGATTTTCGTTCTTGAACCTTTTCTTTTCAGTGAAATTCAGTATTAATGAAACATGTAAGCTCATGCAGAGGAAGGAGGGGATGGGTGAGTTGAAAAGCAACCATGGGAGGTGTAAATGGATAATtgtttttctttatatatttttttcaatttaaaagaAATGGTTAAATCTTTTTTTGGgacttaaactttttttttcaaattaggcCCTCAACTTGCTAATTATTCCCACATTAagattttttttgtcaacattagTTCTTAAAAAGTCTAAAGTTCGGGCCCCAATGTAAAAACAGTTACTAAGTTTGTTTCTTAATACGAGAATAATTGTCAATTTCAATGactaacttaaataaataaaaaagttcaAGCTCATGTGGAACAATTACTTAATTCAAGTCTTTGAAACAACTATCAAATCAGGGCCTAACTCGGATTAAAAAAATTTTAGACCCTAAATAACAATTTAACCCTAAAAGAAAAAAGCAAGAAATATCTAAgctcaaagtaaaaaaaaaatttctaagatCATGCAAAGGAGGAAGGGGTTGAGTGAAttgaaaaggaaataaaatttatatacctatatgaaaataattaatttaggcTTTGATGATTATTGAGTTAAAgttggactaatttgaataacTATGTTTTTTAAGCaagataaaattataatatatttgatttgagtaatttgtgagattaattaagtttattattattattttatggcttaattataaatttaatctcctaattttatagttttttttcatGTATGTATTTTTTGGGGTAAACTGCATCCAAGGACTCTAAACTATTAGTGTGTTTACGTTTTGGTCACTaaactttaaaaagttaaaacATGGTTACTGAACAATTCGAAAGTTTTGATTTACAACTTCGTAACGTTTAATGttgtttcataaaaataaaaaaaatactaaactatagaagagaaaaagaagagcTTTGGATTGTTACAGATTGTGAACACAGAAGTAGAGGCGGATCCAACGGggccccctaaaatggaaaatttcaccTTTAGTcattttctaattttaaaaattttaaattagtatatgataaaattacactttggccctcaaaaatgagaaaaaaatttaatttaatcctttaaaatttataaagatataggctattaaaatggtgaaatttcaCTTTtgctatcataaaaatatacaacttTATTCCGACCCCCCTCAAAAATATTTATTGCTTTGCCCATACAAAGAATGCCATACAGTAGCTTTAATAGCCTAATGACTTAAGTAAAAGcttttgaataatttagtgattattttgtaacattttaaaattaagtgactaaaacgtaaatttactaataatttaatgacagTAAATATAATTTACCCAGATTTTTTTGTTAGGTATCTAATTTATTATTTTGTCTCAATTTACTTAGATAATGAACGAGTTGAATAAGAATATACCACGTGTCACATTACGAGACAAAACTAACAAGTTAGGGtccactttttttttgttattttgattttttattttttaccatTTTGACTCTcaacatttaaaatttagtcaaatTGATTACTTTTAGatcaaaaaatgactaaattgtaaaaattttaacgGTATTAATATGACCACTAACGTGGCAGTCCATGtataattcataaaaattcaaaaatttaaaaattcaaaattagaaaagttcataaaatattttagaaaatttatccATATTAACAATGAAATATACATAAAatgcttaaaattttaatagttcaaTCAAATTTTTCACAAAGAGCAAGCAATTCAACTAAATTTTATAGGTTGGGGCCAAAATGACCTAAAATGAATAAAACCAAAATGACAAAAGAAGTAAAcattaagggttaaatttatcGTTATACCTATATTAACATTATATAGATAAATATaaggataaatctcaaaactatacataaattatagtttaatgtgtaattttatacataaactttgattttatgtaattttatacacgaaattttaatttgatcaaattctcacaaattattaacacactatttatataacattattttatgtttatatattacatacacatataattatatatttccaatataaaaataaattgactattttttaaatgaaaatgattgaatcaaaattaaagttttatgtatgcatttaaaccacaattaaaattcatgtatcaaattacacattaaattaaaattaatgtataattttaaaattcatcccATAAATATAATAAGAATACTATAATTATCAAATCTATACTTgctttcaataaaaaattttcaactttgttaaggattttataaaataaaatcgaaTGCTACTATGCATACTAGGTCCATGATTACATATGTCATGTGAGACTATGGatctcattattattattattattattaatgcaacaatgtaatttaataaaaataaaatatttaatttcttagGATAGATTGAGAAAATTATTTCGGGATCAAGAACAAAAACTCTTGATAAAATCGATTTGGAATCATAAATGTAAAAATCAAATAAAGTCACCGATTAAGTCTTAGCTCGATTGATATGAGCATTGTTGCCAATGCAAGAGTACGCCAATTCGAAAAGGCTTGAAACGCATTATGATTAGAGAGGAATTATAGACAGTTCTAGATATTGTGTTAAAGAATAAATATGATTAAAATCTATAATAATATTGATAAAAGAATCGAATAAAGTCAAATATCGTatatcaaaattaatttatttttataaacatatattatataaaatttgatataTTATAATTTCAGAAATATGAATTTGATATATAAATATTTGTATTTTATCATATAATTAAGATATTACTATTTATTGTTAcaaagaagagaagaaaattgaTTCCAAGGAATCTGATATATTATCATTGAATTTCATAGCTAAAGAGTATATCTTTGCATTAGAACATGCACACATACATTATTAACAAAAAGATAGCAAAATATCACTGTATATTGAATCAAAGAATAGCAAGGAAAATTTACCAGGAAAAAACAGAAACATGCAGCTTCATCCATCTTCAACGGTACTTAATGGAGTCCGGTACAGACACGGCCGCGGCAAAATGGCCTTTTTTTAAGTGGTTTTGACTCGACCACATCATTCATGTTTCAGTGCTAGATGATCTATATGGCGGCATTCATCTGTCATTCTTGAAGAGCCAGATTCAATTCCTGTGCACCTCTTGCTATCGTACCGCCTCTCCTGCACAAACCACAATGGAAAAAACAGGAACCCATTTTTAGGCTACTCAAGTTCATCACCGGATTTTTCATGCATATAAGCCTCGTGATATACAAACACTTGGTAAAAATATTATGGAAGTCTTTGTACTAGGAATTAGATTGTATTCTACCCCTTGATTATAAAAAAGGATAAATTAATCCCTGtgcattagatcaaagagcaaattaatTCTTTCTGTTAAAAAATCTATCTGTTCATACTGTTAAAAACTATCGTAGCTGATGGAATAACCAATGACACATGGCATGCCATGTGTGCCTCATGCTGATGTACAAAGGccaatttttaatattaaaaatagatgaaatttttaataaaatgactaatttactctttgatctaagaTATAGAGAttaatttgttcttttttttataGAGCggacaaaatgcaatctgactgcTAGTATAGGGTCTCCATAATACTTTTTTCACAAACACTGCCATTAAGAAAATTGAGCA harbors:
- the LOC108480327 gene encoding uncharacterized protein LOC108480327 isoform X1, yielding MKTFKSWHALINKRNALYELGKIGFKMKQLPFMGVICIVMLFIVYRTTVYQYHKTEMEMKLYRFEMVKDYQQPSGKLRSLPRGIMQVRSDLEIRPLWMSSSSRQASVNTNKNLLAMPVGIMQKENVDDVVEKFLAANFTIILFHYDGNVDGWWDLDWGDKAIHVVAHNQTKWWFAKRFLHPNVVSIYDYIFLWDEDLGVDHFDPKRYLQIVKTAGLEISQPALDPDSTEIHHKITIRSRTKELHRRVYELRGKTKCSKASEGPPCSGFVEGMAPVFTRSAWYCAWHLIQNDLVHGWGMDMKLGYCAQGVRSKKVGVIDSEYIVHKGIQSLGGSGYPATRTTVKRNGASGFDLRTQIRRQSTWELEVFKERWNRAVEEDKNWVDPFLRYQSRKKQTSTHLRS
- the LOC108480327 gene encoding uncharacterized protein LOC108480327 isoform X2, translated to MKQLPFMGVICIVMLFIVYRTTVYQYHKTEMEMKLYRFEMVKDYQQPSGKLRSLPRGIMQVRSDLEIRPLWMSSSSRQASVNTNKNLLAMPVGIMQKENVDDVVEKFLAANFTIILFHYDGNVDGWWDLDWGDKAIHVVAHNQTKWWFAKRFLHPNVVSIYDYIFLWDEDLGVDHFDPKRYLQIVKTAGLEISQPALDPDSTEIHHKITIRSRTKELHRRVYELRGKTKCSKASEGPPCSGFVEGMAPVFTRSAWYCAWHLIQNDLVHGWGMDMKLGYCAQGVRSKKVGVIDSEYIVHKGIQSLGGSGYPATRTTVKRNGASGFDLRTQIRRQSTWELEVFKERWNRAVEEDKNWVDPFLRYQSRKKQTSTHLRS